One genomic region from Lysobacterales bacterium encodes:
- the psd gene encoding phosphatidylserine decarboxylase (Phosphatidylserine decarboxylase is synthesized as a single chain precursor. Generation of the pyruvoyl active site from a Ser is coupled to cleavage of a Gly-Ser bond between the larger (beta) and smaller (alpha chains). It is an integral membrane protein.), protein MSPSLLLQYLLPHRFLSRLVMWATRLRVRAWKNFLIRQISTRFAVNWEEAESSRLDDYPHFNAFFTRRLKDGARQPDPAADTLLMPADGRISQLGRIERGRIFQAKGQSFTAAELLGSDEAAAPFADGWFITVYLSPRDYHRAHMPWAGRLIETVHIPGRLFSVAPFAVAGIPRLFARNERLVCRFETDRGPMAVVMVGAMLVSGVETVWGGVEIPPYGSGIVRRDLRAKNITLERFAEMARFNMGSTVIVCLPKQGFELDDGLFPENPVRVGQRLGWARDA, encoded by the coding sequence ATGTCACCCTCGCTGCTGCTGCAGTACCTGCTGCCCCATCGCTTTCTGTCGCGTCTGGTGATGTGGGCGACTCGCCTGCGCGTGCGCGCCTGGAAGAACTTTCTGATCCGCCAGATCAGCACGCGCTTCGCGGTCAACTGGGAAGAGGCCGAGTCGTCCAGGCTCGACGACTACCCGCATTTCAACGCCTTCTTCACCCGCCGCCTGAAAGACGGCGCGCGCCAGCCCGATCCCGCCGCCGACACTCTGCTGATGCCCGCCGACGGCCGCATCAGCCAGCTCGGCCGGATCGAGCGTGGGCGCATCTTCCAGGCCAAGGGCCAGAGCTTCACCGCGGCCGAATTGCTCGGCAGCGACGAGGCCGCAGCCCCGTTCGCCGACGGCTGGTTCATCACCGTCTACCTGTCGCCGCGCGATTACCACCGGGCGCACATGCCGTGGGCCGGGCGACTGATCGAGACCGTCCACATCCCCGGCCGTCTGTTCAGCGTCGCGCCCTTCGCGGTGGCCGGCATCCCGCGCCTGTTCGCCCGCAACGAGCGCCTGGTCTGCCGCTTCGAGACCGATCGCGGGCCGATGGCAGTGGTGATGGTCGGCGCCATGCTGGTCTCGGGCGTGGAAACCGTCTGGGGCGGGGTCGAGATTCCGCCCTACGGCTCGGGCATCGTCCGCCGCGACCTGCGCGCGAAGAACATCACGCTGGAGCGCTTCGCCGAAATGGCGCGCTTCAACATGGGCTCGACGGTGATCGTCTGCCTGCCCAAGCAGGGCTTTGAACTCGACGACGGCCTGTTCCCC
- a CDS encoding SCO family protein → MQNSLLYPQFKQIPDFSLTAEDGRAFTQADLKGRWSLVFVGFTHCPDICPMTLADLAKARKAMEDLPEIDRPQIVFVSVDPERDSPKLAGDYAKYFDATARGVTGDHSALQPFTRSLGMVYMQSPQDGGGYTVDHSASVAIINPEGLQVGLVRPPLDPAKIAADLRALAAHRVAES, encoded by the coding sequence ATGCAGAACAGCCTGCTGTATCCGCAGTTCAAGCAGATCCCGGACTTCAGCCTGACCGCCGAGGACGGCCGCGCCTTCACCCAGGCTGACTTGAAGGGCCGCTGGAGCCTCGTGTTCGTCGGCTTCACGCATTGCCCGGACATCTGCCCCATGACCCTTGCCGACCTGGCCAAGGCGCGCAAGGCGATGGAGGACCTGCCCGAGATCGACCGCCCGCAGATCGTTTTCGTCAGCGTCGACCCCGAGCGCGACAGCCCCAAGCTGGCCGGCGACTACGCCAAGTACTTCGACGCGACCGCGCGCGGCGTCACCGGCGACCACAGCGCCCTGCAGCCCTTCACCCGCAGCCTCGGCATGGTCTACATGCAGAGCCCGCAGGACGGCGGCGGCTACACGGTCGACCACAGCGCTTCGGTGGCGATCATCAACCCCGAGGGTCTGCAGGTCGGCCTGGTGCGGCCGCCGCTCGATCCCGCCAAGATCGCCGCCGACCTGCGCGCGCTGGCCGCCCACCGCGTCGCGGAGAGCTGA